CATAAAGTTGAGTGGAACCTTGAAGCGTAATCTCTTCCTGGGGTCTCACATTGCCTCTGGAAAGTCAGCAGAACAAACAAAAAGTGGTTAAGAATGATTAGTGGAGAAGGTACTGAAGTAACCCTTGATTTTGTTAATTATATTGCTCACCCACTAACATCTTCCAAGACCTCCAAATCAAAAGCATCAAGTTCAAACGTTTTTGGTAGAGTAATAGAGAAACAGGGTGCAGAAAATCCCTCCATATCTGCATTAAATTGTTTACCAACAGCAAAATCCTTGACTTTAATCAGCATCTTTTGGCAGTCATCAAACAGATATTCTACTTTCTTCGAGTATATTCTCACAACACCAAGAAGAATGTAACCCAATATTCTATATGCAAGGACAGGAACTTCATCTACTAAAATCTTATCTGCATCAAGCACCAAGTTGAGGAGGAAAAATGTAGGAAATGGGTCGGGAAGGAAaagttaacaaaataaatagCAATATTGACAATCATTCGAAGCAAACACTAAGATTGacttaataataaaagtttactgctacatttgtcttttttttaagGTAATGATCTTCACAGAGATAaactagaattttatttttttttcaattaagatttcattgggcagcacaaaaaaaaagagaagcaaaTCCCATTACACAagaagtatgcaaggaaaaacaTAACAGgcaaaagaagaaagaacaaGAGAATCAAGATACAAGACCTCATACAGACCTCAAGTCACACATGACCTAttcatgaaagaaataaaagatattcTATCCACGCCTAGGGAACCTCGGGATTTGTACAGTTGACTTTGCATGCCAAAACATCAGGAACTGCAACTGCTAAAGCTGAAAAGCAATTCATTCTGAACTAATTATAGATTCCAAATCTGGTAGGGGTAAAGATATGTTACATTTAACAAAGGATTACCACTATTGACACTGACttcactaatatttttttaataggcaaagaGAGACGTATTTTATATAATAGCAAAAAGTACACTAGAGTACACAAACCATATACAGAGGCACCTAAAGGAAAAGCCTCAGCAGAGAAACCACAACAAACCACCCTTACTCTCAAAGAGACCCcacccaatctacaaaatcacaAAAAGGCATCAAGTCTTCTCTTATGTACATGCTAACAAGCTGAAAGATCGGTAAGAAACAAAAGTTTTAACATTTGGTCattcttttccttgtttttcaaATGCTCTTTGGTTTTGTTCCtgccaaattgtccaaaaaatgtagAGAGGAGTGACTCTCCAcatcttcattctttttccCCCTACAAAGGATTTATACCAACTTAATACAGTTTCTTTCACTGAAGAGGGGATCACCCATGCTACATCAAATAATGAGAGTAGAAGACGCCATAGAAACCTTGCCTTGTTATAGTGAAGTAAAATGTGATCAATAGATTCCTCCTCAAGTtcacaaagaaaacatctattcactAGTTTCTACcctcttttttaaaattgatctgAAGTCAAAACTTTCCACAACTTACTTCCCAAGAAAAAAAGCTTGCTCTTGACAAGacccatggattccaaataatgaTTGTTGGAAAGGGGATTGGCCTCCCAAGTTCCAAGGCTGAATAGaaagaataaattgaaaacACCCCCTTCTTGGAATCCTTCCAGATCACCTTATTGTTCTCTTCCCTCCTAACCACCTTCTCTAGCAATTTAGAGAAGAAAGTCTCAACAATGTCCAACTCCCAATTGTTAAAAGTTCCTAGAGAAGCACGGATCCCAAAGATCCCCCCTTTCCTGAATCTTCCATAAATCCaccacccaagcctccttagacAAAGCCATCGCATATAAGGAGGGGAAGGAAGGAAATGCACAAGGGCTCCTCACCACATTGACTTCGTTAATGTTTTATGCGATCTATGATTTGACACTGTGATAGCATAAAGATGAACCTCTGAAGTTACTTTCCTGCTTTGAATAAATGTTTTTGTTAATGCACCTTGTAAATACTTATTTGGAAGCATTACCATTATAATCACTGATGTACCGCCACTATCATTGTCACCACCTCAATGTAGACAACACTGGTGTGGCAGATGCATCATTCAACCATAAATAAATCTCCATCACTAATACAACTGCTTCACCACCATCTCTACATCTTTTACCACCATTAGCATTACCATTGTCACCACTGTTCACTGCTCTCTGTTCCTCCTTTGCCAACAGCATTCACCACCAGTACCTCAGTAACAAACAGGACTGGCCAGTTGAACATGGCTGTTGAGTAGTGGGCCaatgacattgatttgagtgtCAAACCAGTTTGGGCTTCAAAGAACGCAAATCAATGGAGAACAGAACAACTTTCATATGGTATTacatgtatttttcttttatttcttaagcaGTTTCTAAGTCACAGTTTTACTTAATTGAACTCGCAGTCAAATTGATTTAAACCAACCAGCACACTCAGTAGTTTAACCATCCCCATTTTCAAAACCTGGCTTGCAAGGTGTGTAGAGTTTTGATTCTTGGAGATCACAAGCCGTTTTCTTGCCATGCATACTAGACCAAGACCATTATAACTTTCTGTTCCTAAGCATTTCCAAGTCTATCCATGTATTTCTTTAACATGTCATAACTGTTTCAGTTATATAATTAAGGCTGCATTAGTGGATCATTTTTATTAGGCACCCATAATTCTACAAATTTAGTCCATCATTTTTTATGAGATATATTTAGACACTTGAATTTTCCTTATTCATGTTGCGGCTTTTCTTTATTGATTTCcactattttccttttttgcatTTCTCTATTACAATGGGAGACAATAGGATTTTTCACCAACCAGAGTCTCTTGTAGTGCATGCCTACATAGAGACACAGTTGACTCATTAACATCAAAGAGGATGACTGCCGTTCATTCAAACTACAAATTATTCAAGCAGGAAAACCTTACTCTCAATAACAAAGCATCTCACAAGCCCCAAATAACCAGCTTTCTTCACTGAAATAGTTATTCTTTGTCCTTTTATGCATCATAtcctaaattctgaaaaaataAGAGAGACAGAGTTTTGTTGGTCAAATACAACTAGCCAGATGTTTAGTTAACCTTTCCATGAATAGTGTTTGGCTCAATGTACAATTACTGAAGACCCCCTTACGTAGTATATAAATCCTGCTTCCCATTTTTGTCACTTCTAATAATCATGGAAAAAACTCTCAAACGACAAAACTCTTTAAAACGACAAAACAATTGAAATCTTGTGTGAACTCGCTTCCAAAATTAGTATGTCCATACCGGTAAAGAGAAAATGTTTTAGGTCTATAACACATTTGTCAGACCCTCTTCAGTTTTTGGTATTCTCTAATCAAATTCATGTACTTTCATCATGCCATGAATTTCCCATTTATCTTTCCCACATACCCCAACCCAATTTCCAGGTGGGTAACCATATTTGAAACAATAACAGAAGTAGTAAGACAACTTaccttttttcaatcaaacaatATTAGGATAGCTTCTCGATTAATGGCATCAGTACATTTAAACATAACCTAGAGTCATAGCATAAGAACAGAAACACAAAATAACAGAAATTCGTGACAGGCAAAGTtcacaaaacataaaaataatataacaacTGATAGTAGAATGAAAAGAAACACcaaggtggtatttgttttttttacttaaatctaaatagaactttatttaatttaatttaactccAAATATGACTTATAGTATTAAGTATGAAgttgcttatttttttattattttatttttattaaataataagtattaataGGGTGAAGGTTGTGTTTGTATTTTGGttatttcaaaaagttattttgagCATTCattaaaaagctaaatattttgactttttttattcaataaaaatttattacaaaataagtaataaaaataaataaaaaagttaaaaacaaacaatcacAGGTCTGAAAGCAAATTGCATTCAGCCTTAAGAAAACAAACAACACATAAGAGACATAATTCCAGATGGGGAAAACGTGAGAAGCAACTGTAGAGCAAAGGAGAAACTCAAAGGTCAAAAGTtgtaaatgattaaaaaaacattaaacatCAGTCCGTACATAGGGTAGAGTAGAGCCAATTCAGCCACTATATATTTGCTTCGATATTTACGTCACAAAAAAACCCTAACTACCTTTTTTCTAGAACCAGTCAAAAGGATTTCACTAGCTCATCTTTTTCTGCAATGCAGACCAATATCAACAGGGGTACAAAATGACAATGAGCAGCGCACATAGGAAGGAACTAGCCAAAGAGCAGAACCAAGTAGAATCAAAGAGGCACAAAAACTAGGTTAACTAAACCAATGTACTTCAAACTGGAAATAAAACCAAACAGCGGAAAATGAAGCTGCCGGAGATATTAAGAAAACCAGATTGATATGACCCAATCCAACCAGTATACGAGAATTCCCACATATATAATCACCATTGCCAGCaccatttgtatttaatttcttatagaGGTCATAAACTCCAATCTCAAGGCAACACTCACAGACAAGTCTGGCCTCCAAACCGcagaatttgtaaaaaaaaaaaaaaaaatcaaaacaaaacataaaagcCTCCATTTGTTTCTCGgggaaaaaaacttaaaaaatgctCAAAATTGAAGACATTCTCAACCTTAAACTACCACTTTCCTGCCCTTTCCCCTCACTTTTCCCGCGAAGCAAACAGTATCCCTAAGAAAAACAAGCAGATAGacgaaaaggggaaaaagagaggcaaaaaacaaaaggagaCCCACCGACGGAGGAAGAGATATTGGTCTGAGTGACTTGGGCTTTCTTGAGCTTCTTGTGAAAATAAGCAGCTTCCCATACACTGCGTAAAGCCCCCTTTCTGGAGAGGAGGGACTGAGActcaaacatgtttttctcttctcttcctcccTCTGCTTTCGATTCTGAAACTCACCAACTGAAAAATGAAGGTTTGTGCGTATGTATGTGCtcgaaaagggagaagaaacgGTCGAGTTCAGAGGAGTACAGAAGAAGCTTCCAAATTGTAAATTCctcataaattaataaaataaaataaaataacatttttggaTATTCTGAGTAAATGGATGACGAAAATACCCTTCGCCTAATTTTGGTAggtcaattatttttattaaaattttgcatttgttttagaaattcgaaaaaaaaaaagaataataataagggaATTAAATGATAccatcaataaattttaaaaatcaatcccATGTTTGATtcaagaaattatatttttaaatcatttaatttttatataaaggagttaaataaattaaaaaagatttaaaataatttattaaaataatttattaatcctaaatctctttttaattttctttcattttttctctttatttctttctaatgcattttcttttaaacttttcaGGAATAAAATATAATCCAAATGAGTTTGTCACTAgttattgtaaatttataaattttaattttgataataaaatatttttatactatattttGACCTAAAAATGGCTATACCCTCGAAAACTCTCTTATATTtctattgtaaaaataaaaataaaaaattcaaatttgaaaataattcccCAGACCAAAAATGAACTGATAAAGACTGATGCAGTGAGTGAAGAGAGGAAAAGACACTTGGAAACCGTTGCTGCAAATTGTACTACTTGGTGTTTATCCAATGTGAGATATGGGAGGTTAGAGAAGGTGAAATGTGGAGGTTGTACTAATCTTTTCGAAGTAGGCAGAAGATGAATGGAGGGCACCATCATTCCAGAGGGCCccctttctcttctctttttctgTTTGGAATTTTGACTCTGGAATCCAAAGAAACTGCAATGTTTTTAGAAGGGTCCAACCAAATGACAATATTTTGAAGTCCTGATTCGGTCACATGACCTTTTCTTTTATCGGTCCAGTTCTTGGATGTGCATCTGTCGTGCAACCTTTCTGCTATGGAGGCTTGTTTCTCACTCCCTTGCTTGTTCTAAAACTGGGAGTTCTCAGAAACAGGTCCACCCTGAAAAAAGACTTCACATTTAATCGGATGAAACACCCACCAAACAAGCAGTTGCAGATATGGCATGAGGCAAAGTACTTTATCCATGGCATCTTTTGCCTTCCCAGTCCATTTGAGCCGGGTTGACAACTTGTGTTGATCGATTGTATTCATGTCAATTCAGATCAAATTCGTATTATGCAAACTAACCCAAAAACAGCTTATTCATTAAATGGAATAGGATGGTCCATATGCATTTGACATAAACACAATCACACATAACTCTAACCTGCAAAAAACATATTGGATTCGAGTCATAATAGTGAATCATATCAAACTTTGTCACCCCTAATTTCGGGGAAGTGATAACCCGACTGGTAATATAAATGCATGTCCCTAGAGCATGTTTGGTCTCCCCAAATCAATCAATGGAAATAGGAATTAACACAAATGCATGTCACTAGAGCAATGCATGGAGAGAAGGATCAAGAAAAATCTGGGCAGCACACTGGTAGCAGCAGTCTAATGCTAGAGAATCTACAATTAGCAAATATCTTGGGGGTGCTTCGACCTGGAAGCAGGAGTTTAAGCAGATAACGTTCTGCTTTCCCTAGAATTAGGAGGCACAAATCCATTCCTGGAGATGGCCTCATCGCATGAAGTCAACATGAGCTGAATGAGTACCACAAAAACATATCACAAAAATGCAAGTAAACTCATttcaaatgctatgaaaaacataatacacatttcaaaattgcAACAAGAAACTATAAGGAATCATTTCTCTCCCAGTGGTTTCCAATGCTCACGATGCAGAAAGAAAATCTCTCCACCAACACATTGAAGGTTAGTCTGGAAAAACTATGAAATGCCTGTAAATTACTAATGCAGAAGAATTTGTATACATTTCCTACTTAGAAACATACATACATCAGGTCTAGCTCCATCAAATAGACATTAGCCTGGTGAAGAATTTGTATACACCTTCTAATTCTTAGAAATATTACATCAAATACAGCTGTGTTAAATACGAGAATGTTTGTATTTACCCGGCAAGAGTAATATTACAAGGTACCTGGGAATTGGGTATCCTAACCCCTACACATTGTTCCATGTTCAGAGGAAAAATGTTTCGATAATCCTTTTTAGAGCTCAAGACTTGCCATCAtgcattttcttcattttccttttcaaagcCTTGTCAAACTCACTTTCTGAAAGAGATAACACCTGGTTCAGCAGCAACCTTACTCCACTCTCCCTTACAGTTGCATACCTCGGTTTAATCCTCTCTTCCAAACTGTAACCAAAATACTGGGGGAATTTAACTAGCTCTGTTCTTGGATAATCCATGGTCAAAAAGAACTCCCACTTCGGTTCCAAGCTATCTGTCAAGCTGAAAGTATAAAGGGGTCCATATCTTGAAATCATGGTACTAACTTCCTCAATACTGAATCccttttccaagaaaaattctGTAATGGGCTTTAAATTGGCCTCAATACTTAGACCAAAAGTTGGTGGAGAACGGTGGAGAAGAATGGCAACATCAACCCCTAATGAACGGAAGTACTCAGCCGTGGGCCGTAGTTTATCCTCCACACTGTAACTTATAATGTTTGGGCACCGTGTTAAAACCTTGCCTATGCTCTCTGCCGAGAGACCCATTTCCTCGAGGAAATCTACAGTTGCCTTCACCTTCTGCCTGCTGTAAGTAAGAAATCCTGGAAACCGATGTATCACTTTTGCCCACTGTTTCTTGTCCACACCCAAGTTCTCTAAAAATGCCATGGTGGGTATTATGTTTTCAGATAAACTGACCCCACACAATTGAGGCCTTTTGTAGAGGATCATGGGAATGCCTGATTTTGGTACCCCAAGATCCAGGAGAAACTGAACCACTGGCATGATTTTACCTTCTAGGCTGTAGTAGGGAAAAGCCGGGAACCTGCGGGTCATTGCCTTAATCTGATCCAGTTCCAATCCAAGCTCTAAGAGGTAGAGAATGTTTGGTGGGAGCTCTCCTGAAGGGCCTACTTCACTCACTCGAGCCATGGCTTTTATCTTCTTGGAGTCTAGTTTTGGATTGGATGAAGAAGAGGACGATGAAGACAACGGAGAAGAAGAGGATGAGGACGAcaacgaagaagaagaaactgGCGCTACTGGTATCTCTTTATCAGGTTGATTTGGGAAGTTTTCTACAGCATCCACCAAAATATCTCCATGCTCCTCAAAAAGGGTCTCAAGGTATGGAATTAGAGCATCCCTGATCTCAAGTGTTGTAAGCTCTCGTCCTACAATGTCAATatgaaattgataaaaattagaattgaagATACTATTATAATCACGGGAAAGTGTAATGCCTTTGAAATCTAACCTACTAGGTATCGAGATTTATGAACAGAATGAAGCCGGGAGACAAGGTGGTCGATGAAAAGTTCAGACTTGTTGATGGTTCTAGCAGCAACTGCATTGCTCAAGCCTTGTTTTTTCAAGAACAGGCTCAACACAGCCTTGGCTTCTTCTTTTTCTGCTGCTAACAGGCTTGGAGGCACCACTCTTAAGCTGATTGACGACCCATCTACCCCAGACTCAGCTGTTTCATTTGCATCAAACAAATGTGACCCACAAACTCAAACTCAAGCACAAAGCTAATGActgagaaagcaaaaaaaaataaaaataaatacataaaaaatcCCAGCTTACCAAATTTGGCTTGGCAAAAGGACACTTTTCCGGGAAAATAAGCTCGATTCCTGaggaaaaccaaataaaatgaaacttctAAGCCATATTAGGCCTTCTCATTTCCCCCAAAAGGAGCGCTAAAATTCAGAAGTTGATTGCATATTGAGCCCCACAAACCCACAAAAAATAATCATTGAAAAGCAACACTACTCAAATCATTacaggaaaataaacaaatttagcTGGAAAAACAAACAGAAGCCAAGAGATAGATTGTAGATACGTACCTTGGTATGGAAAAGGGTCCTCTTGAGAGAGAGGGGAGCTCCGATGATCTGATACCAGAGTAAGCTCGCATTTCGGCAAGACTGAGGGTTGAAGCAGAAGCAGAGGCAATGAGGAGAGAATTGGGATTTGGGTTTTGGAGGATTTGAGAGGGTTCTCTGGATATGGCTTTGCAAAATATCATCCGCTCAGAGGGTGTGGCCAGGCAGGTGAAGGTACTGCCGAGAGAGCGAGAGTGCGTCGTTTTGTGTCTTTTCACTTGTAAAACGATGCCGTTTCACCTGCCTTCTGAGTTTCGTTGGAGGATAATTTGTCTTAAAACCTTAGATAGGGGTGGAAACGCAGCGCCCATTAATCCAAAGGCTGTTAAATCCCTCATGGCCTGTAATGGGTCTTTTCGTCATTTCCAGGTAAAATAAAAAGGCTACTGCCagatcattttttctttcttccacgGCATCGCGGAGACACTGGCCAATCAGATGAGTAAATAGGTGTGGAAACAACAACATAGACCCACCATTTCCCCAGACAAGTACCAAAAcccttttaagaaaaaaacctAAAACCCTAGCACCCTACCCCACCTGCTGAAGAattaaaggaagaagaagatgaaaccCTAGCATGGCGATCTCTGTGAGACGTGCATTTTCGTATAGAAGCATTCTTCTTCTCCATTGTCGTCACCTCTCTCATATTATCCACTCTCCCAGTCTCACGGGATCACCCTCTCTAAACCCTTCCGCTTCCTCCGCACTCGATTTTCTCAGAGAAAGCCGCCGAGGTTTCGCCAAAGGAAGGAAGTCAAGtacacctctctctctctctctctcaagtaGCGTGTTCTTTAGTTTGCAACCTGGCTGATGATATTTGCTTGGATCTTTTGATCTTGACATTTATGGATTTTACCGAATCATTAACTATATCCTGATTGAAATCCCAAACTATtaaatatgctttttttttctgaatCACTTTTCAGTTAGATTCAGGCTTCAGGAAATCCTAGCATTTTAGTAGTATGAGCTTAGTTATATTGAAACAGCGTTACAACAGTGGTCAGCTTTTGTGATGGATTCACATTCCTCACTTTGGGTTTACAGTTATAGGTCTACCTTTTAGTTGTACTAAAAGCTTATGATTGGGCTTCAGATGGCTTGGCATAGCCTTCGGTCTGTTTGCACAATGATAAAAACCAATTGTATGagaaatttttagaattgaataAGATTCAGTTATAGAACTTGATTTCATCTAGAAGTATGGCCATCACTGCTGTGTAATCCATGTAGAAGGTTTCAAAGAGGCAGGGGTTTGAATTGAATTCCAATCCTTGTTGCTGTTAGTTTTCGCTTTGACGATTTTTGGTTTTGTAGTTTGCATATGTTTGCGTGACATGGGTGTGTTTGGTTACTTTGGTATGTGGGAATTGGAACAGAATACTATTGGTATGAAGGTGAATCATAATATACCATGTAGAAAGAGGAATCAATCCTAATGAGAGTGGGATTTGATTTCAATATTAacgatttttttattctcattcccAGTATAAAATACAATCCAAACACATTAATGAATGAGAATGGAATTGAATTTCGTAGTCTTAGAAACATTATTTAGTAGTTATATGAATATCTAAGCATTTTATGAAATCAGGGGAGTGGCATGCATAACATGATATAATCATATTGAATGCATgctctgataaaaaaaatattgaatgcATGCGTATTTCTATGAGATGCACATGTCTCTATTTCTTTGGATGTGCTTCTCGTTAATTGCACTATCTAGGCAAAGTGAGGCAGAAGGGATCTTTATGGAGAAATCACAAAATGCTTCCATGTCTATCACATTTTAATGATAGCATGACATTTTGTTCAACTACAATCACCATGGATTATGCTATTGATGTTTGAATCTAACTTCATTTTGTTCACATCTTTTAGAGGATAGTGATGCTGGGAATACAGTTGAAGTTGTGCCAGATATTGGGCCAGCTGTTAAGGAAAATGCTATGTCACAGATGGACGCAGCAGTAGTTGCGTTGTCGCGAGAACTAAGTAAATTACGAACAGGAAGGGCATCTTCAGGTACACTTATGTGTTCCATTTGTCTTTAGAGTTTCCTTTTAATGGTCCAACTCATTGACGTGGTCATACATTTTGTAAACAGGGATGCTTGACCACATTATTGTAGAAACAGGTGGTGTGAAGATGCCCTTGAGTCGGTTAGCTGTTGTTTCAGTGCTAGATCCAAAAACCCTATCAGTAACTCCTTATGATCCAGATGTAATGAACTATAACTTGTCTaacaattttgatttcatttttttcatacttaGCTACATATTTCCTCTCATTGCCTTGTCCTCAATTGAAATGCTCAGACTGAACATATTtccaaaagtttttatattttcttttttttttttatctagatcAATAGGAGGGTTTACATTAAGGGAACAAAAATGCAATTGGAAATTAACACAACCATATCACACTTTTTAATGCATGCTTCTTTACTTTCTCAGACTTGaaattttaagtaaattaaCCACAAGGCTTGGGGGAGTGGTGTTTGGAGAATCAAGTAGTTGTTGCTTGTTTTTCTGGGCAGTTTGTCTTCCCTGGTCAGCTAGCCGAACATGAACTTGATTATGTCATTTGGGAGCCCTCCACTCCTATGATACCCAGGGCATTGTCTTTGTTTTGGGTTGTGGTTtggtgttgtttttttttctttcatctgcTTTTTGGTGTTCTTTGTATACTCCATGTGTACCTGGTGCACCTTTTCTTGCGCTTTTAATTTGCTTATTTACCTgtcaatatatatacatatatatatgtaagtaTATTTATGACAGGGTGCTTATTTACCTAGTACACAGGTTGCTTAGATGGATCACCCCAAGTTCCCAACAAGGccaaagaaaagggaaaaggaaagaacCAAAACAAACATAAGAACGTGAGAAGGGACTTAGGCTACTCCAACCTATGAATGAAATCTAGAGAAGACAAACTTCCATCCCTAACATTGCCCTTCCAACTAGAGAATAAAGATGTTTCAACTTAAACTCCAAAAGGTCcaggcttcaaagattttcTATGATTCTGATCCTTTCTCCAAAAAAGTTTCAAAAGCCTACTTTTTCACACTTTACTCCtataaaaaattagtatgagTTGCTCCAGTATAATCCACTCTGCAGAAAACAAGCTCTTGAATATTTTTGTCACAACATGCTAATGAGTAATTGCTTTAATTTGCCTTCTCTAAGGTTCTTTTAATGCATGCCCTCTTTTATgcctatcaaacaaaaaaaaaaaattgctttaatttATCCCAATTTTAGAAAGTCTTGCTGTTTAAAGTTCTACTCTTTGTGTCAGGCTCTGAAACAATTAGAGAATGCTATTGTTTCATCTCCATTGGGTTTAAATCCTAAAGCAGATGGTGAACGACTGATTGCAGTTATCCCACCGTAAGTATTCATTCCATTCAAAGTCATTTGTCTCTTTAAGTCTTTTCCAAATGAAGTCTATTTGCTGCTTTTGGGTACAAGTTcgtatggtttttttttttaaaaaaaataaaattaaatgctGGCATTGCACTATTTGCTAAATCATAGTTGACCTGCTCATGCATGAGAAGTTCAAAGGATTTGATGAGttttttgattgatttgattttgcTTGCTTTGTGGTGATCAGATTAACCAAAGAGCACATTCAGGTGAATTTATGGTTTATCTTCCCCTTCATTTCTTCCATTCACTTAAGACTTTTGGGATTCTGTTGTGAATGCTGCTTTATGCTATCATGTGACTTCTGTAACAGGCTATGTGCAAGGTTGTTGCCAAATCTTGTGAA
Above is a genomic segment from Vitis riparia cultivar Riparia Gloire de Montpellier isolate 1030 chromosome 14, EGFV_Vit.rip_1.0, whole genome shotgun sequence containing:
- the LOC117930673 gene encoding ribosome-recycling factor, translated to MAISVRRAFSYRSILLLHCRHLSHIIHSPSLTGSPSLNPSASSALDFLRESRRGFAKGRKSKDSDAGNTVEVVPDIGPAVKENAMSQMDAAVVALSRELSKLRTGRASSGMLDHIIVETGGVKMPLSRLAVVSVLDPKTLSVTPYDPDALKQLENAIVSSPLGLNPKADGERLIAVIPPLTKEHIQAMCKVVAKSCEDVKQSIRRARQKALDTIKKAGSSLPKDVAKRLEKEVDELTKKFVKSAEDMCKAKEKEIAEG
- the LOC117929541 gene encoding transcription termination factor MTERF5, chloroplastic; amino-acid sequence: MIFCKAISREPSQILQNPNPNSLLIASASASTLSLAEMRAYSGIRSSELPSLSRGPFSIPRNRAYFPGKVSFCQAKFAESGVDGSSISLRVVPPSLLAAEKEEAKAVLSLFLKKQGLSNAVAARTINKSELFIDHLVSRLHSVHKSRYLVGRELTTLEIRDALIPYLETLFEEHGDILVDAVENFPNQPDKEIPVAPVSSSSLSSSSSSSPLSSSSSSSSNPKLDSKKIKAMARVSEVGPSGELPPNILYLLELGLELDQIKAMTRRFPAFPYYSLEGKIMPVVQFLLDLGVPKSGIPMILYKRPQLCGVSLSENIIPTMAFLENLGVDKKQWAKVIHRFPGFLTYSRQKVKATVDFLEEMGLSAESIGKVLTRCPNIISYSVEDKLRPTAEYFRSLGVDVAILLHRSPPTFGLSIEANLKPITEFFLEKGFSIEEVSTMISRYGPLYTFSLTDSLEPKWEFFLTMDYPRTELVKFPQYFGYSLEERIKPRYATVRESGVRLLLNQVLSLSESEFDKALKRKMKKMHDGKS